In a single window of the Methanolobus psychrophilus R15 genome:
- a CDS encoding putative secreted protein: MNKSKRIRNIIVLPIIAVCFLLFLSQSALAATYYVSPSGNDANSGLSTSAAWKNPAYAASKAVAGDTIYLMNGIWYDQHLVFNKKGTSTAPINVKAYSGTPTLDGVDKTGIGIKIYSSSWINIEGIKVKNYQYGYWTSLSNNLKITRCEFSDTSLDGITLWNDVDYMIIDSVTVKNTGSHGIHIWNQNHPGRSQHITVKNSAISNAPHNLLDIHTNVTDVLVENNEFFYTLDYTGVKDVGVYLHNGNTDNIVIKNNYFHDFGRPVEIYNSNNVQVLDNTFRNINGRAIFLAGIQGYDDEFGVFDSVFKGNTFDNVNYAFAFWAADSKFRNLDLVDNNYLKVLNKDYLVPNQHYVALSGNSGFPQILTSRNKYYTVKDIAASPYITSPVTDKPPIANAGADVTINAGSSVTFNGGASTDDKGISSYSWDFDASNGIQSDATGKTVSRTFNTAGKFTVTLTVTDTSGQRSSDTLILTVNAIDKFPVAKAGPDITITAGSSVTFNGGASTDDKGISSYSWDFDASNGIQKDATGKTVSKVFSKAGKFTVTLTVTDTIGQRSSDTLIVTVNAPVIYIPDEKPIANAGYDRVTTVGQKVYFGGDRSTDDKGISSYSWDFDASNGIQADAVGMYVSTTFDTVKTYTVTLTVTDTIGQKSSDTVLVVVSAPATSIPDKLPVANAGPDVTITTGSSVTFNGGASTDDKGISSYSWDFDASNGIQGDATGKTVSRVFNTAGKFTVTLTVTDTIGQKSSDTLILTVNAPDKAPIAKAGPDVTITTGSSVTFNGGASTDDKGISSYSWDFDSSNGIQSDATGKTVSKVFSKAGKFTVTLTVTDTAGQRSSDTLIVTVNAPVVSIPDEKPIANAGYDRVTTVGQKVYFGGDRSTDDKGISSYSWDFDASNGIQADAVGMYVSTMFYTAKTYTVTLTVTDTIGQSSSHTVTVQVNPVNTDVPGSVRTS; the protein is encoded by the coding sequence TTGAATAAAAGTAAACGAATACGTAACATCATTGTTTTACCGATCATCGCAGTCTGCTTCCTTCTGTTCTTATCCCAGTCTGCGCTTGCTGCCACCTATTATGTTTCTCCCTCCGGGAATGATGCCAACAGCGGCCTTTCAACATCTGCCGCCTGGAAGAATCCCGCTTATGCTGCTTCAAAGGCTGTAGCCGGGGATACTATCTATCTTATGAATGGCATATGGTATGATCAGCATCTGGTCTTTAATAAAAAGGGGACGTCTACAGCTCCTATAAACGTAAAAGCCTACAGCGGAACGCCAACGCTGGATGGTGTCGATAAGACCGGTATTGGCATTAAGATCTATTCCAGCAGCTGGATTAACATTGAAGGTATAAAGGTAAAGAATTATCAATATGGTTACTGGACAAGCTTATCCAATAACCTTAAAATAACAAGATGTGAATTTTCGGATACTTCCCTTGATGGGATTACTCTCTGGAACGACGTGGACTATATGATCATTGATTCGGTTACTGTTAAGAACACGGGTAGTCATGGGATACACATATGGAACCAGAATCATCCGGGAAGGTCACAACATATAACTGTGAAGAATTCTGCCATTTCCAATGCTCCTCACAACCTGCTGGATATACACACTAATGTAACCGATGTCCTGGTTGAGAACAATGAGTTCTTTTATACACTTGATTATACCGGAGTCAAGGATGTTGGCGTATATTTACACAACGGCAATACAGATAACATTGTAATAAAAAATAATTACTTCCATGATTTCGGAAGACCTGTTGAGATATATAATTCCAATAATGTGCAGGTGCTCGATAACACTTTCAGGAATATCAACGGAAGAGCCATTTTCCTGGCAGGTATCCAGGGCTATGATGATGAGTTCGGCGTATTTGACTCTGTTTTCAAGGGCAACACCTTCGATAATGTCAACTATGCATTCGCCTTTTGGGCGGCTGATAGCAAATTCAGGAATCTTGATTTGGTCGATAACAATTATCTTAAAGTATTGAATAAAGACTACCTTGTCCCGAATCAGCATTATGTCGCGCTGTCGGGTAATTCCGGTTTCCCTCAGATACTTACAAGCAGGAATAAGTATTATACTGTTAAAGATATTGCAGCTTCTCCATATATTACCTCTCCTGTTACAGACAAGCCACCTATCGCTAACGCTGGAGCTGATGTTACCATAAATGCAGGCTCCTCTGTAACTTTCAATGGCGGAGCATCCACTGACGACAAGGGTATTTCTTCCTACTCCTGGGACTTCGACGCCTCCAACGGAATCCAGAGTGATGCTACCGGTAAGACTGTCTCTCGTACGTTCAATACTGCCGGGAAGTTTACTGTAACACTCACAGTTACCGATACCAGCGGGCAAAGATCCTCTGATACCCTCATCCTCACGGTAAATGCCATTGACAAGTTTCCGGTTGCCAAAGCAGGTCCTGATATCACCATCACAGCCGGATCTTCTGTCACTTTTAATGGCGGGGCATCTACTGATGATAAAGGTATATCCTCATATTCTTGGGACTTCGACGCCTCCAACGGAATCCAGAAAGATGCTACCGGTAAGACCGTTTCCAAAGTGTTCAGTAAAGCTGGAAAGTTCACTGTAACACTTACAGTTACGGATACTATTGGGCAGAGATCTTCCGATACCCTGATAGTCACTGTAAATGCCCCTGTAATCTATATCCCTGATGAAAAGCCGATAGCTAATGCCGGTTATGATCGGGTCACTACGGTAGGACAAAAGGTCTACTTTGGCGGGGACCGTTCCACCGACGACAAGGGTATTTCCTCCTACTCATGGGACTTTGACGCCTCAAACGGCATACAGGCCGACGCTGTGGGCATGTATGTTTCCACTACGTTCGATACAGTAAAAACCTATACTGTTACACTGACGGTCACTGACACGATCGGTCAGAAGTCCTCTGACACCGTTCTTGTCGTCGTATCTGCTCCTGCAACTTCCATTCCTGATAAGCTTCCGGTTGCCAATGCCGGTCCTGATGTCACCATCACGACCGGATCTTCTGTCACTTTCAATGGCGGAGCATCCACTGATGATAAAGGCATCTCTTCCTACTCCTGGGACTTCGACGCCTCCAATGGCATCCAGGGTGACGCTACCGGTAAGACTGTCTCACGAGTGTTCAATACTGCCGGGAAGTTCACTGTAACACTAACAGTAACCGATACGATTGGTCAGAAGTCGTCAGATACTCTTATTCTGACCGTGAACGCTCCTGACAAAGCCCCTATAGCAAAAGCAGGTCCTGATGTCACCATCACAACTGGCTCCTCCGTAACTTTCAATGGCGGAGCATCTACTGACGATAAAGGTATTTCCTCATATTCCTGGGACTTTGACTCCTCCAACGGAATCCAGAGCGATGCTACCGGTAAGACTGTTTCCAAAGTATTCAGTAAAGCTGGAAAGTTCACTGTGACCCTGACAGTTACTGATACTGCGGGGCAGAGATCTTCCGATACCCTGATCGTCACGGTAAATGCTCCTGTAGTCTCTATCCCTGATGAAAAGCCGATCGCTAATGCCGGTTATGATCGTGTCACTACAGTAGGGCAAAAAGTGTATTTTGGTGGTGACCGCTCGACAGA